In Burkholderiales bacterium, the genomic window ATTACGATCCGCGCAACAGCTTTCTGAACGAGGTGATCGAACGCAAGGTCGGCATTCCCATCACGCTCTCCATCGTCTACATCGAAATCGGGCAACGCATCGGGCTGCCGCTCGAAGGTGTGTCGTTTCCCGGGAATTTCCTGGTCAAGTGCACGGTACGCGGCGATGCGATTGTGCTCGATCCTTATGCGAAAGGCATATCGTTGAGCCTGGCCGATCTGCAGCAACGGCTGCGGCAGCTTCACGGCGGCGAAACGTCGTCGAAGACACAGGTAGCGGCGATGCTGGAATCGGCCAGCAAAAAAGACGTGCTGGTGCGGATGCTGCGGAACCTGAAAGCGATTTACCTGCACTACAACCAGATGCGGCAGGCGCTGTCGGCAGTCGATCGCATTTTGCTGATCGCGCCCGGTGAGGTCCATGAAGTACGGGATCGCGGTGCGATCTATCAAAAGCTCGAATGTTTCCGGGCTGCGCTGACCGACTTTCAGCGTTACCTGGAAGTCGAGCCTGGCGCCGAAGACGCCGACGCGATCCGCGAGCGCATCA contains:
- a CDS encoding tetratricopeptide repeat protein, which encodes MSPIVRLQKLIEDPDENFDLAEAALLIAAEEYPDLDVASCLRKLDDLAHTLKRRLRADISPADTILSLNRYLFKELGFGPNLEDYYDPRNSFLNEVIERKVGIPITLSIVYIEIGQRIGLPLEGVSFPGNFLVKCTVRGDAIVLDPYAKGISLSLADLQQRLRQLHGGETSSKTQVAAMLESASKKDVLVRMLRNLKAIYLHYNQMRQALSAVDRILLIAPGEVHEVRDRGAIYQKLECFRAALTDFQRYLEVEPGAEDADAIRERIIELQRSAARLN